Genomic window (Zingiber officinale cultivar Zhangliang chromosome 2B, Zo_v1.1, whole genome shotgun sequence):
TCCTGTTTACTCTCAAAGgacttatatatatatagcgCCCTTAAAACGATTAAGTTGTATAGATACTTTTATTCAGGTATCATAACCATCCGACTAACACCTTATAAAGACAACATATATTTTCTCCTAGACTAAATAAATCATTTAGAATCACGTATAAacaatatattaggattagagggaATTACAATTTAAAATGAAATGACTTACCATTGATTATGAAATGTGAGAAATGATGTGTGGCAAGTTTCCTACCAATTTTAtaactaaaaaatttaagttttatcaaaaaagatTCTTGTTTCAttgtaagaaaaggttttttggACTCtccaagtagctactacacgttgtagtagctagagCTCATATGCTGTAACTGCTACATGTTAAAGCAACTAACATTCCAAGTAATTGCTATGCATTGTAGTAGCTAGAGCTTGTATGTTGTAGCATAAgtcttaataaaaaaatattatataaagtTGAAAAAGATAGTGTAATGAAAAAGCTTACAATCGAGAATGGAGAAGATTGATGAGCAAAACAACGTCTGCTTTATTTACGATGACAATTTGGGAAGCTTCCAACTAGCTCAAGAATAAGCATACAACTGTATGTTGTGCTTAGCTTACATCACCTTTGCATTGCTTGCCGACAAGAGTGAAAGAAAATTtagatttgaaaacaaaaatagAACTACATATTTTGAATGGAGGGCGGAAgggggaaagaaaataaaaaaaaaattaagcaacCACTGCCACATAAATGCATCATTATCTTAACACAATAatcttttatataaaatatatcaaaaatccaaCGAGATATTTTATCCACATTGAAAATCGATCTCAAAACCTATTAGAACAAACGTCCATATAAATATGGACTACACCAACCCATGGGAACAATGAACCTCTTATCAATGCCAGCTTATGGAAAATCAAATACAATGCAGATGGTATGAAAAAAAATACCGACActccaaatttaaattttcttcgAATAGTCAGATACAACACAGTACTTAGAGTTTGAGGTTTCACTTGATGACCTCTTTAATTGGTGAAATATTTGGAGTATACACAGTCTTGCAATGAAAACATGCATCACGCTGACAACAGATAAATAATAGAGACGCCCATCAAATGTCATCTTCCCACTAAACCATAACCCACCAATAGTCATCTTCCCATCATAACCTTAACCCATTGCGTACCTCTGGGTCCAGCTCCTTGCTGTAGTCTCGTACTTGGTCCTATCTGTTTTGTACATGTGAGCAATTTCTGGAACCAACGGATCGTCCGGGTTTGGATCAGTTAAAAGGGAACAGATTGACAACAGCACCtgaaatagaaaattttcttagttTAGTTTGTTAGACAATGATATAAGACAAGTTTTGGAAAGATAATGATAAAAATTCAGGGTGATGCGAACAAATGACAAGCAAATTCACAAGAATCATTTTTAGATTTGTTGAACCAATAATCTATAGCAACTGAAGGCTCTACTGAAAGTCATTGACAATTTGGAGAACAGGAAAACCATTTGAAAGCTATTAGTCGGTCACAGATTAAGCATCCCAAGGTCAAACATAGTTCTTGCTGTGGGTATATGACAGTTTGAGAAAACAACAGAATTAATCCCATACCATATCCATGAGAATCACCAGCCCTTAATGGAATCTTAAATATGATCATTTCATTGCAAAATACATGCAACCCAAACTGTTATAGATTAAGTGATACAAAGTATAAAGAACCTTGGAAATCGTTAATGCAGGGCTCCATTGTTCCTTTAAGATGTCAAGGCAAATGCTTCCGTTGCTGTTAATATTTGGATGAAAAACCTTTGTCTTGAAAGCAACCTGGAGAAGAAAATAAGATGGGTAACTCAAAGATACTCTTAAAAAGATGCTTATTAACTGGGGTTATCAACAGGAAAAATAAAGTCATGATGTCCAAGCGAAGCAAATGCTGCAGAGAGAATTTTACCACGTTTTTAAATATTTTGCATAAATGTTACAGTCAGACCTTTGTATCAAAGGTAGTACCACAAATCATCCAACAAAACAGGTTAGGATAATGCAATTTTATTAATGCAAAAGTGACTTTGCTTCTTTTTTTACCTTTGTTCTCCCGTTTTTGATGGTGATATTTTGCATAAATAATAATTGTGCAAACCCTAAAACAAATATTGAAATAGAAGAGAGATCCGCAAAACATGTTGGTGAGGATTGTCATGTAATTAATCTTTTCATGGCATAGACTAAAGTAGTAACAAAACCATAAATATGTATAATGCAGGTCTTTGTGTCGGAGCCTACACTTTTATAATTCCAATAAAATGGGAAG
Coding sequences:
- the LOC122045581 gene encoding ubiquitin-conjugating enzyme E2-17 kDa-like; translated protein: MASRRIIKELKDLQKDPPTSCSAGPVAEDMFHWQATIMGPPDSPYAGGVFVVTIHFPPDYPFKPPKVAFKTKVFHPNINSNGSICLDILKEQWSPALTISKVLLSICSLLTDPNPDDPLVPEIAHMYKTDRTKYETTARSWTQRYAMG